A region of Mauremys mutica isolate MM-2020 ecotype Southern chromosome 2, ASM2049712v1, whole genome shotgun sequence DNA encodes the following proteins:
- the POLR2K gene encoding DNA-directed RNA polymerases I, II, and III subunit RPABC4 isoform X2, whose translation MDSQKEVQPPKQQPMIYICGECHTENEIKARDPIRCRECGYRIMYKKRTKRLVVFDAR comes from the exons ATGGATTCCCAAAAGGAAGTTCAGCCTCCAAAGCAACAGCCAATGATTTACATTTGTGGAG aatGTCAcacagaaaatgaaataaaagcaagagATCCTATCAGGTGTCGAGAATGTGGGTACAGAATAATGTacaagaaaagaacaaaaagat TGGTTGTCTTTGATGCTCGGTAA
- the POLR2K gene encoding DNA-directed RNA polymerases I, II, and III subunit RPABC4 isoform X1 gives MRVGNTYWYLLTLLLREGATRGVTIKNMDSQKEVQPPKQQPMIYICGECHTENEIKARDPIRCRECGYRIMYKKRTKRLVVFDAR, from the exons ATGAGAGTCGGCAACACGTATTGGTATTTGCTGACCCTTTTGCTTCGTGAAGGAGCTACGCGAGGAGTCACTATAAAG AATATGGATTCCCAAAAGGAAGTTCAGCCTCCAAAGCAACAGCCAATGATTTACATTTGTGGAG aatGTCAcacagaaaatgaaataaaagcaagagATCCTATCAGGTGTCGAGAATGTGGGTACAGAATAATGTacaagaaaagaacaaaaagat TGGTTGTCTTTGATGCTCGGTAA
- the FBXO43 gene encoding F-box only protein 43 → MSESRSVLSILKRGRLTSPSNNVKYSSFKDSCSTSIFHDSGYNVSLKDPNFDHTDAEHKDELSARHLSLLHEYSEYSHPNLVIPVLSPIENGKNSISLSERKEANVATDFFETPKVSKKDSSLRRRLLLSKTALGGTVGCFERQANSSDCSRRKTLSHVLSFEERLSKSSSYSPRDNTYKPLATSTLKTEEFSPACQKLRLAFSQQRTSTVDDSKCKNNLLSEPECLSPIHHNNSKDTIIDKTPYEFSDSALTSINDESTYLELLRTPTCCMLSETNEDKFLTPVSNLIADFNFDLLDTNTPPTHVVSNLDLSVPEDSGFNSLGLDKSEDSSSDHEGSFQELLQKQKEVSKLLDAKRKLRKLDRVRRLSTLRERGSQSETEEDYDAKLINSEYKLKVARDPASEDRGLVFNEENSGDLILNLGDLSRTPALQVVHEIFMRSKRKIPERNGLLENTERAEMSVLEYILAGLIGKKMGLEKLDILTELKYRDLKHILAIVLGALTVESLCSIWKVSKNWREIVIQDKNAYLRRKLYIKQLKAEAGGCLLHVEDAATRLNILSRSALRPVQAQAKTVVSQTPPSCNEFLTPTGCSSVPQSTSKQEEYLKIAKTLFIDEALKPCPRCQCPAKYQPLKKRGLCSREACAFDFCILCLCTFHGSKECSSSSAKRRNKKDALPGSAQSKRNLKRL, encoded by the exons ATGTCAGAAAGTCGCTCAGTGCTGTCTATTCTTAAAAGAGGCAGGTTGACTTCTCCCAGCAACAATGTGAAATACTCCAGCTTTAAAGACTCTTGTTCCACCTCCATATTTCATGATAGTGGATATAATGTTTCATTAAAAGACCCTAACTTTGATCATACTGATGCAGAACATAAAGATGAACTGAGTGCAAGACATCTATCATTACTGCATGAGTATTCTGAATATTCACACCCTAATTTAGTAATTCCAGTGTTGTCTCCCATCGAAAATGGAAAGAATTCTATCTCCTTATCTGAAAGAAAAGAGGCAAATGTAGCTACAGATTTTTTTGAAACTCCTAAAGTAAGTAAAAAAGACTCATCACTGCGTAGGAGACTGCTTCTGTCTAAAACTGCTTTGGGAGGCACTGTAGGATGCTTTGAAAGACAAGCCAATTCTTCGGATTGCAGTAGGAGAAAAACATTATCTCATGTTCTCAGTTTTGAAGAAAGACTTTCAAAAAGTTCTTCATATTCTCCAAGAGATAACACATATAAACCTTTAGCTACTAGCACTTTAAAAACTGAGGAGTTTAGTCCTGCTTGCCAAAAATTGAGGCTTGCCTTTTCACAGCAAAGGACTTCTACAGTAGATGATTCCAAATGTAAAAACAACTTGTTGTCAGAACCTGAATGTTTATCTCCAATTCACCATAATAATTCTAAGGATACTATTATTGACAAGACTCCTTATGAGTTCAGTGATAGTGCCCTTACAAGCATTAATGATGAAAGCACCTACCTGGAATTGCTTAGAACCCCTACATGTTGTATGTTGTCTGAGACAAATGAGGATAAATTTCTGACTCCAGTCAGCAACCTAATAGCAGATTTTAACTTTGATTTACTTGACACAAATACTCCCCCTACTCATGTGGTAAGTAACTTGGACCTTTCAGTGCCTGAAGACAGTGGGTTTAATTCCCTTGGCTTAGATAAATCAGAAGATTCCTCTTCAGATCATGAGGGATCTTTCCAAGAACTCCTTCAAAAACAGAAGGAAGTTTCCAAACTTCTGGATGCTAAAAGAAAGTTAAGAAAACTAGACCGAGTGAGGCGGTTATCCACCCTTCGGGAACGGGGTTCACAGTCAGAGACAGAGGAAGACTATGATGCTAAGCTAATTAATTCAGAATATAAATTAAAAGTAGCAAGAGACCCTGCCAGTGAAGACCGTGGATTGGTTTTTAATGAGGAGAATAGTGGAGATTTGATTCTAAATCTTGGGGATTTATCAAGAACACCTGCTTTACAAGTAGTCCATGAAATCTTCATGCGAAGCAAAAGAAAAATACCAGAGCGAAATGGACTCTTGGAGAACACTGAAAGAGCTGAAATGTCTGTATTAGAATACATTCTTGCTGGACTCATAGGCAAGAAAATGGGCCTTGAAAAATTAGATATTTTAACAGAATTAAAATACAGAGATTTAAAGCATATTCTTGCTATAGTTTTAGGTGCTTTGACTGTGGAAAGCCTATGCAG tattTGGAAAGTAAGCAAGAACTGGCGTGAAATTGTTATACAAGACAAAAATGCATATCTCAGGAGAAAGCTGTACATAAAACAGCTGAAGGCGGAAGCTGGG GGATGTCTCTTGCATGTTGAAGATGCTGCCACAAGACTTAATATTCTAAGTAGATCTGCTCTAAGACCTGTTCAAGCTCAAGCTAAAACTGTTGTGTCACAAACACCACCTTCTTGCAATGAGTTTTTAACACCTACAGGATGCAGCTCTGTTCCCCAGTCAACTAGTAAACAGGAAGAGTACCTTAAG ATTGCCAAAACCCTTTTTATTGATGAAGCTTTAAAACCTTGTCCAAGATGTCAGTGCCCAGCTAAGTATCAGCCCTTAAAGAAAAGGGGACTATGTAGCCGAGAAGCCTGTGCATTTgacttttgtattttgtgtttgtGCACCTTCCACGGATCAAAAGAATGCAGTAGTTCATCTGCAAAGCGGCGAAATAAAAAAGATGCTCTTCCAGGAAGTGCCCAAAGCAAGAGAAATTTAAAACGACTCTAA